The genome window TCCAAGCGCAGTCTTGCCTTGCAAGGCGGCAGTTTCGATGCGGGCCAGGCAGTCGACTTTGCGAGCATGCCGGGCGCGCCGGATGCGATTCGTCTGAGGCGCTGGGATGACATGGCCAAAGTGCCGGGGCTGGCTACACCGCCGTTGGACCATTTTCTGGAGATCGCCGAAGGCGTCTCCAGCCGGGTGAAGCTGGCGGCGGTCTGGTAATAAAAAGTCAAAAGCCAGGGCATGTGCCCTGGCTTTTTTGTCACCGGCATCAGGCCAGCCGTACTAAGCGCCCTTGGCTACCGGACGCGACGGGTCGCTGCACCACTCGCTCCACGACCCCGGATACAGGCGCGAACCCGGCAAACCCGCGATTTCCATGGACAGCAGGTTGTGGCAGGCAGTAATGCCCGAGCCACACTGGTGCACGATGGAAGCGGGGTCGCGCCCGTCCAGCAGGCTGGAGAATTCCGCACGCAGTTGCTCTGCGGTCTTGAAGCGGCCATCGGCTTGCAGGTTTTCGCCGTTGGGTCGATTCAAGGCGCCCGGGATGTGGCCCGCCACGGGGTCCATGGGTTCGACTTCGCCGCGATACCGGTTGGCTGCGCGCGCGTCGATCACCGTGAAAGCAGGCTGGGCGATATTGTCCAGCACCGCGCGGGCGTCCACCGAACCGGCCAGAGAGGCACCGGGTTCTACCGGCTTGCCTGCCTGCACAGCGGGCGCTGCGTCTTGCGATGCAGGCAAGCCAGCGGCCACCCACGCCTGCCAGCCGCCATCCAACACGGCCACCCGGTCATGGCCCAGCCACCGCAGCATCCACCACAAGTGCGCGCCATACATGCCGCCGCTGGCGTCATACGCCACCACCAGGGTTTGCGGCGTCACGCCGTGCGCCGCCATCAGCGCGCCAAATTCGGCACGGGACGGCAAGGGGTGTCTGCCGTTCTTGCCGGTACGCGGCGCAGCCAGTTCAGTCTCGTGGTCCAGGTGACGCGCGCCCGGGATGTGGCCGGCGTCATACGCCTGACGGCCGGCCGCGTGATTCGTCAGATCGTGCCTCACATCGAACACCCGCACATCGGGCGCATCAAGGCGAGCCGC of Achromobacter seleniivolatilans contains these proteins:
- a CDS encoding sulfurtransferase → MTMTLISAADLAARLDAPDVRVFDVRHDLTNHAAGRQAYDAGHIPGARHLDHETELAAPRTGKNGRHPLPSRAEFGALMAAHGVTPQTLVVAYDASGGMYGAHLWWMLRWLGHDRVAVLDGGWQAWVAAGLPASQDAAPAVQAGKPVEPGASLAGSVDARAVLDNIAQPAFTVIDARAANRYRGEVEPMDPVAGHIPGALNRPNGENLQADGRFKTAEQLRAEFSSLLDGRDPASIVHQCGSGITACHNLLSMEIAGLPGSRLYPGSWSEWCSDPSRPVAKGA